DNA from Ziziphus jujuba cultivar Dongzao chromosome 2, ASM3175591v1:
cttaatttggtgGATATGAAGCTCTTTCTAGTCTCTTCGGCTTGGGCTTCTCATCTGAATTTaacaaaatgattaaatatgtgCTACACCAAACGAATAAACAATTAGCTAATAGTTAATTTACTCAtcctgttatttttttattaccaacTAAATACTTTTAACCTTTTCACTTCcataaaaattacatttaacTTTTAATCATTAAAGAAAAACTATTATAACTTTGGATTTTGTAATTTGATGATAATTAAAGGGTAACACTTTTTCAACATGTAAGTTTATTGTATGAATTGAAGTATGATATAATGATACTAATTAATTAACGTATCACTACAAATCTTCATAATTTATTACACAATTACTTCAATCGTAGTACTTTCATAACTTCATCTATAACTTCATTCAAagctattcatatatatatatatatatatataattattaaataacaattgaATTTCCTTATAGGAGGGGCAAAATTTATTCAACTCATTTTATAGATTAAAataggaataaaataaaagatggaATTTCTTTCTAGTATTGCtttggtttattatttaataCACACATCATGTGATTCACAACCACAATTTTGActtaatttacccaaaaaaaaaaaaaaaaactcaattttcaattaggaatttcCACAAACAACTTGGCgttgaaattcaatatatatatatatatacatatgtacagATTTTTGCCCAATTCTCAATGCTGAACCCAATCTTTTCTGTGCAGTAGAAACCAAGCAAATTGTGCAAACCCTTGAAATTTACACGCACATTCACGAGGAAGCCAAATGCCCAGTTGGATTACTAACTAGCCAGTCAAAGAATCTGAATCTACCAtctcaccccaaaaaaataataaaaaaagaaaattccttatatttttagattttgaaaattccATAATTTGATTGGtaacaaatgaaataaaatatttaaaaggccGAGACATATTTGGATCTTTTTGGGCAAAAGAAGAGTATTCAaagcttgtttttttttttttccaatccgGGCCATTTGTGTGAAAGGGGAGACACAAGCGCAGAGGAAGAAAACTTAATTGGTAAGAAAAATCTGAGTTTTTGACTCATGGGGATTATCTATCTGTTCGTGTCCTTTTCATCATCATattccattttttccttttttttttctttcggttCCAACTGTCTGTTTTACGTGTTTTTTTGGAATATTCTCTGTTCCATTTTCGCTCAGGTTCTTCCTCTCTCCAGAAAAGCTTTTTCCCATTTCTTAGTTTtggattataaaaataatatttcttttatatgtttAGATTCGTATCTGCTGTAAGTccaaaatcttcttcttcttcttcttcttaatctTAATTTCCTCTGCTTGTTGTTTGAGTCCGTTTGTTCTTAGAGAtttgcttttattatttttgtgaatttCATGGCGGTTCCTCTTTCAGATTCAGATAATAAAATATAGGTGAAATTGCGGTTTTGCATTTTGAATTTATCGATTCTAACTTTTCGGTTCTTGCATTCATTGTCTTCTCCACCTCCTTTTGCTTGTTAGGTATCGAATTTTCATTCGTCAATTTCCCATAATTGTCCATTTTCACTGCTTTATTTCCAATGCTTGTTTCCCATTTTCTCGTTTATGTTGGCCTGTGATTTTTTCTGCACAGACTTGTTAGATCTGTGCTTACTCCTAATTTTCATCGAACCTCTAGAATAATCTCaagttttattatatgtttcttattccttttttttatgtatttgaaaTCATGTGCTGGGTTTTTAGCTATAGATTGATTGTTTGTTTATATTTGTTGTTCGAATTTTGTGGATTCAGTGCGGCAGATCAATGGGAGTTTTTCTGAATATGCTTCGTTTCTTGCAATTGATGTTTATGTTTGGTGCTTGATTTgctttttatcatctatttgaaGGTGTTGTGTCTCCTCTTACTTGACAAATAGAGCTTTGAGGAATATATAGCAGAGAAAAAAAGGGTTGGATGATGGAGTACGAGAGTAATAGTTGGATTTGGGATGGGATGTACAACTTCCCACATCTGTTTGGTGGTCTAATGCTCACGGCTGCTTTGCTTGGTTTTTCTACGAGCTACTTTGGCGGAATAGGGGTTCCTCATTTGCCATATCTGTGGTCAGATTTaggaattttccataagaaGAGACGTGAGAAGAGGCGGATTCGGGTTTACATGGATGGTTGTTTCGATCTCATGCATTATGGTCATGCCAATGCCTTGAGGCAAGCTAAGGCTTTGGGAGATGAGTTGATTGTGGGGGTTGTCAGTGATGAGGAGATCATTGCCAATAAGGGTCCACCTGTTCTATCCATGCAAGAGAGGTAGATGTCCATGCATTGATTCTTGGTCCATGTCAACATGTTTTATTTCCTAAGAATGCAAATTTCTCATCTTCAAattattttggtgaatattttgcttttatctATGTCATACACAGTCTCTTATATTTATAACGTCATTGAAAGAAAGTTTCAATAAGCATGGTTGTGTTTGCTCTTATGATTGGCATAACTAAAAGTGATGAGCTGGATCATGTAGTGTATTTTCTTTGATAATTTCGCGTAGATTTTATGGATAACTGGATGGATTGTAGTCAGACTCTACATACTTAATGTGCTACCATGTGCAAAATAAGCAAAGTACGTATTGAACTGACTATGAAGTTCTTTCTAGGCGGGCACTTGTTAGTGGGTTGAAATGGGTGGATGAAGTCATACCCAATGCTCCTTATGAGATTACTGAGCAGTTCATGAACAGACTCTTTAATGAGCATAAAATTGACTATATCATACATGGAGATGATCCTTGCCTGCTTCCAGATGGAACTGATGCTTATGCCTTGGCAAAGAGAGTTGGCCGTTACAAGCAGATCAAGCGCACTGAAGGGGTTTCCAGCACAGATATTGTAGGTACTATGATTCTCTTATCAATCTCTGAGCGGATTTTTGTTTGACAAATTAATTTGCAACTTTTACAGCGCTGATAAATTTATCCCATACTTATGCATTGAGATTAACATTTTTTGGATGTCAAAGTACTGTCTCCAGTCCCCTATATAATAACGCTTTACGCTTGAAGTCGTTTGATCTGTATCTGCTTGCGGAATTTGCACTTGAAGAATCTAACTTCTATCGAACTCAATGTGTTTAGGAAGAATACTTTCTTCTATGAGGGATAGGAATGCTTCTGAAGATCAACATGATAGGCCTTTAAATGGGGATCCTCATAAAGAAAGTCAACCCAAGGGTGCCCGTTCATCTCAATTTCTACCGACATCCCGGCGAATTGTGCAATTTTCTAATGGAATGGTATTTTTTCTACTGTAATAATGGAACACATATTTtacaatcatttttttatttttttattttatttttattttttttatttttattttttgtattgtgGGTAATGCAATgaaaagaaacatatatatatatatatatatataaattatagtaaaatgGAGGtagttaaatgaaattttgccACTATCTTATAGGCATGAGTCTTGTCTTGTTTTAAACGAATTATTGATATGAAGGATTTTCTTCAGAAGTATCTTTTAAACCTACCTCAAGTCTCTTTGATAAATAGGAGGAAACAGAGATTTATTTTCTTGGAAAATATCTTTTAAACCTACATCAAGTCTCTTTGATAAATAGGAGGAAACAGAGATTTCTTTTCTTGCAATACtggttttttcctttaataataTGTTGCATCATATATTCATAGGGACCTGGACCAAATGCTCGTGTTGTGTACATTGATGGGGCATTTGATCTCTTCCACGCTGGACATGTTGAGGTACAAATAACAACAACATTTGTTCCTGCAAAGATTTGTCTctcattttgtgtttttttgcaTATGTCTGTCTTCAATTCAATGCCCCTCACCTTCCCCTGATTTATGGTGCTTACTCAGATCTTGAAGCGTGCTCGGCAGCTTGGAGACTTTTTACTGGTTGGAGTCCATAATGACCAAACTGTGAGGTATTTCACttgtttctttatctttttttcctctAGATTTGACTTTGATTTGAAGGTTTGTTGATATGCTAAACCATGGAGTATTTGTACTTAGATCGAAAATAAGATGTCTTAGTATACGAGGTGAAATGAGTAGTCAAACAAAAGGTTATTTTGACATTATGTGCAGTGAACACAGAGGGCAGCACTATCCAATCATGCATGTACATGAGCGCAGTCTTAGTGTACTGGCTTGCCGTTATGTTGATGAAGTCATTATTGGTGCTCCTTGGGAAGTCACAAAGGATATGGTGAGCAAGCAAACTGAACATATATGAGAAGAATAATGAATTTTGTACTTGAGAAAATATTGCTATAGTCATGGACGTGATCTGCTTGAGAGCAGTATCGGTGTCCTTGTATTCTAAATACCTGGATATGTCATTATTATATCTGATGGTTTGTTCTTGATGGCAGATAACAACTTTCAACATTTCTTTGGTAGTGCATGGGACGATTTCTGAGAACAACTTTTCATCATCTGTAAGTTGTCAATTTCTCATCAGAGGCATTTACTCTTGTATTTCACTCCTTTATATGCAGTAAGAAAACTATAGAGATTGAGAAAGATAATCTTGTTACCATGTAGAGCGAAAGTGATCCATATTCTGTTCCAAAGAGCATGGGAATCTTCAAGTTGCTTGACAGCCCCAGCAATATAACAACCACTGCAGTAGCCCAGAGAATAGTTGCAAACCATGATGCATATGTGGTATCTATCATAAATTCTTCTCCTGCTTTGCTTTATAAAACCTCTTCTAGCTTTTAAAATCATGATGTTTATCTTTGTTGCAGAAACGCAATGCCAAGAAGGCAGCGAGCGAGAAGAAATACTATGCAGAAAAGAAATATGTGTCAGGAGACTAGCCGTTCATGACTTTGTAATGATGTGTATGGTAAATTTATCTTTCAGTTTTCAACTCATTATAAGAGAAGATACCTCCTGTTGTTGAAGAGAGATATAGAAATGTCCAATAGCTACCGATAATAGATTTTATCCTTTGGACGGGAAGAGGAATGGATGATACAGAAGCAATACCGTTTTTATGAGACTCCGATCACGTAGgaattctttttccattttgatgTAACTCTGTCAGGACTTAGATTCGATCTCAACAAAATCAAAAGCTTCTTTAGCATGTTTGTACTGAAATTATACAGATAATGATGTATAACTTTTTGTACCCTTTTTGGGGCATTGTTGTGAATCATGAAATTGCTCTTTCTTTCAGTAATTTGTTGGATGATACGAAGGCTTTTGCATGCACAAAAATAAAACTGAATTGtagttggttttttattttctcatctAAGCCAGAAAGTAGAaagttgatttaaaaaaaaaaaaaaaaaaaaaaaaaacagacgaTCAAATCTAGTATTAGCATATCATACATACATAACGAACGTTGGCACAAAATGAGAATAATGAAGCAGCTAAAACCAGAAAACCAAAATCAAGTATAGTATTAGCATATCATACATGAGGATCATTGGCACAAAAGAGCGTAACGATCATGTCATCATGAATGGAAAAAGGAATTCGTACATTGCTATTAATATTCTTTCTACAAGTTTCTATCTTCAAAGACATTACTGCTTCACTTTCCCTCCAAGGCATAGGCCATCCAAAACACTAAAAACGACCAACAAAACCCAATTTTCCGCCCCCCATGTTCTTCCTACCCGtgtaaaaataacaacaaaaaaaagtaGAGAGAAATTGGAGGCTATCTCTCATATCCCAAGGCTACAAAGTTACAGCTTCTGCTTATCTGAACCATGTGATGGGTGTGGAGGTTTGCTGTGGTGGCTGTGGAATCATGCAGTGTTGTTGCTGCCATTGATGCAAACCCATCCCACCAAACCCACCATTGGGTTGTGCTTGTGGTAAGCTACCCAAGCCTTCTTCAATCTCCATTGTATCCCCACCTTCCATCAATTCCTCAGGAGGCTCTGTCATTGCTTGGGAAACCTCCATTCCTGAACCAGGAGGAAGAAATTGGGACGGTGCATAAGGAACAACTGCTCTGCATTCATTGCTGTTGCTCACCGTTTCATCTTCCTCATCCGACTTCTGCTGCCCATATTGGGTAGACCTTATAAATTGatctgcaaaaaaaaaaaaaacccatgtcAGTTTCAGATTTCAAATTTCTGAGAAAACTCAATCTTAGGACAAAGTATGAGTAAgtgtgtacttttttttttccccgctTTTTACCTTTGAAGCCAGAAATGATTCCAGAGTCGacggagaaagagagagtagaAGGTGAACGGTGGATAAGAAGAGGATTTGCAGGGTTGAAGAGAACGATTGCTTTGTCTTCTTTGCAGGGCGGTGATGGGTCCGGATCACAGTTCAACTCCTCAATTACCAAACCACCTCTTCTGTTGTTACCTTCTCCAACCCCAacagaaggagaagaagaagaagaagaagaagacgaaaaaGGAGGGAGAATTTCGGGCTCTTCTTCTTCCATGATTGGCGGTAACTCAGCATCCTATATTCAATCAATTCCAACAattcaatatatacatatatacacaaaaaatgaaaaaaccaaTTAACGAAGAAGAAGATCCAAAAAGTACCAGACGGCGAATCTTTCTAGcgggagaagagagagaaaaatcagAGAAGTCATGGCTGACTTGATCAAGCTCCTCCACCTCTTTCCTCTTCAACTTGGTTCTCATCGTCGCCATGCCCATCCCTTTTCCCCTTCCCATTACCACATACCCCTCCATTGCAATTTTCAAAGaagcccttttctttttcttcctttaggAAACCAAATTCTAAACAATCTGACAAATCGGAAACCCTAGCTTTCTGATCACTGTGTATGCAGCTTCGTAAAAGTAGAAGACGAAGAGACAGAGAAAACAAGACAAACGGACATGGctctttatataaaaaaaataaaatatataatttttataacaaaacaaataaatttaaaaaaaaaaaaatttccagggATTTCAGTGGTAGAAACAAGAGGATGGTTCTGAGTGTCTCTAGACCTCTCCAGAAAGccgatctctctctctctctcttaccaACTATTTAGCGCAAACTCttattactttatttgtttttgactaaaaattttatctttctttttacataattattgatttaacattaatattaattaataatataacactCTACTCTAATATGCTCTgcccttttatttattatttgttattattttacattttcttacttctacagcaaaaaaaaaaaaaaaaaaaatcatttttttcttagtttttttttactattttccaaatatttgttttacaGTTGTATAAATGAGTAAATGTTGCATATATGACGTGGACAGATTGAGaaatagcaaaagaaaaaaataaattattttcttcatgaGATAGATTTTGTAATCTGAGTGATAATTCTGGCTCGACATAATATCAGAGAGTACTAAACTTTTGAGGTAAAAagctaaaaattttaatatttagataACAAATATTTCTGAATCATATTTAGCAATGGGTTTgtgacaaaattattattagttttaccCAACGGATTTATTAGCCATAGCTTGGTCCCTCTTTCTCATCATGCAAAGGTTTAGGCTTCCAATCTTTTCCTATAAACCTAAAATCTaccttaattttgaaagatcTCATGAACATGAAATGATTTTACTATAAAAACATATAAGAGcaaaaaaatgctttttcatatatatatatatatatattttaatcatgttttaatttttttgatcatTTAATCATGTTATTAACAATCCGCATCCAAATAGATTTAACCAAAGTCAAACTATAGTTTTACTCCATTCAAGTTCATCACTCTATTGCAAGTTAAAGAGTTTGGGTTGGCCATATATGTGGGAAGGTAAGCATTGATGCTGGTTACACTAATTAGTTTCCCCTTCCTACTTTAATACATGGATCATAATTGTAGTTGTAATGGGATTGTATGTTTATGTTTCTCTACCTAGGAGGACTGATTACTTATTTTTCTGGATGTGGAATACCCTTAATTTTCTTAATCCAGCTCTGGAACCCTGCAACTGCAGAGTTTAAGAAATTCCCTGATCCTCCATTAATCCGCCAATTCCATCCCCACCCAGCATTATCAGTCTCATGTTGGCCTCGGTTATATCTACAAAACATTGATGGGATGATTACaaggttttcaaatttttttttgtatgcaaCCATGCAGGGAACATAAAAGCTTGTTCAGGTCTACACTAACGTTTGGCTAAAGGGTCACTAGAAAAACATACAAGTTGACACCAACATTATTCCACATCCAGCTAAGGAAGTTGGAAGTTGTGAATGGGCATCTTTCATTGGCTTATTGAAAAACTGGGTACTCATAAAGGACCACAACGTTGAAACCGTGGAGCTTCCAAGGCACAAGTGGTGCATAATCTATGCGGACGTGAAAACTTAGCTGTACTTactgttttttgtttatatgaAAGAATTAGTCATTGTTAAACCATGTCTAAAAACATTATTAAGTTTGTGGTTTAATTAGGTTGGGAATAGGAGCTCAACGGCATATACATAAGTCACTTAAAACTACTTATAACAATCAATACTCAAATGATTTTTACTTCTCAACTCGTTAATATTGAACATATATCTGGGATTTTTGGAGCTTATAAACTACTCTTCAGCTGGAGAGAGCAATAAAATGATGGAAGAATAACTTAGCATGGGGTAGATATTGGC
Protein-coding regions in this window:
- the LOC107417655 gene encoding ethanolamine-phosphate cytidylyltransferase, whose protein sequence is MMEYESNSWIWDGMYNFPHLFGGLMLTAALLGFSTSYFGGIGVPHLPYLWSDLGIFHKKRREKRRIRVYMDGCFDLMHYGHANALRQAKALGDELIVGVVSDEEIIANKGPPVLSMQERRALVSGLKWVDEVIPNAPYEITEQFMNRLFNEHKIDYIIHGDDPCLLPDGTDAYALAKRVGRYKQIKRTEGVSSTDIVGRILSSMRDRNASEDQHDRPLNGDPHKESQPKGARSSQFLPTSRRIVQFSNGMGPGPNARVVYIDGAFDLFHAGHVEILKRARQLGDFLLVGVHNDQTVSEHRGQHYPIMHVHERSLSVLACRYVDEVIIGAPWEVTKDMITTFNISLVVHGTISENNFSSSSESDPYSVPKSMGIFKLLDSPSNITTTAVAQRIVANHDAYVKRNAKKAASEKKYYAEKKYVSGD
- the LOC107417658 gene encoding uncharacterized protein LOC107417658, whose amino-acid sequence is MEGYVVMGRGKGMGMATMRTKLKRKEVEELDQVSHDFSDFSLSSPARKIRRLDAELPPIMEEEEPEILPPFSSSSSSSSSPSVGVGEGNNRRGGLVIEELNCDPDPSPPCKEDKAIVLFNPANPLLIHRSPSTLSFSVDSGIISGFKDQFIRSTQYGQQKSDEEDETVSNSNECRAVVPYAPSQFLPPGSGMEVSQAMTEPPEELMEGGDTMEIEEGLGSLPQAQPNGGFGGMGLHQWQQQHCMIPQPPQQTSTPITWFR